A single window of Solanum dulcamara chromosome 5, daSolDulc1.2, whole genome shotgun sequence DNA harbors:
- the LOC129889790 gene encoding GATA transcription factor 26-like isoform X2 produces the protein MGKQGPCYHCGVTSTPLWRNGPPEKPILCNACGSRWRTKGTLVNYTPLHARAEPDDLEDYRVSRFKNFPVKNKEVKMLKRKKNHDNPQIGILPAYNQGFHRKGLDEDTSNRSSSGSAVSNTESCGQFGSAEASDLTGPAQSNIWDATVPSRKRTCVNRPKQSSVEKLTKDLYTILHEQQCSYFSGSSEEDLLFESDKPMVSVEIGHGSVLIRHPSSIGREEESEASSLSVDNKHHSSNEAYSQLTTPPVNISKGVNSSNLVTQRTKKPTGLGVEHEQIKRSKDQLEKLQILGHHTSPLCHIDLKDILNYEEFTSHLSSDEQQQLLKYLPPVDSFSPPESLRSMFESSQFEENLSSFQNLLAEGVLDNSLSGVTVEECRTLKRFMLCYLMKSKWVEQVNLLKDMKCKNSSSSSEVTGGRNVIGTGHSVNMKRPRDGQHPKYLDGNNS, from the exons ATGGGAAAGCAAGGGCCTTGCTATCACTGTGGTGTTACAA GCACTCCTCTTTGGCGTAATGGACCACCAGAGAAGCCAATACTTTGCAATGCATGTGGATCTCGGTGGAGAACAAAAGGGACACTGGTAAACTATACCCCTCTGCATGCAAGGGCTGAACCAGATGACCTTGAAGATTACAGGGTCTCAAGATTCAAAAACTTTCCTGTTAAGAACAAagaggtgaagatgctgaaacgaaagaaaaatcatgataatccTCAAATCGGAATTCTTCCTGCATATAATCAGGGTTTCCACCGTAAGGGTTTAGATGAAGATACAAGCAATAGGTCGAGTTCCGGCTCAGCCGTGTCAAACACTGAAAGCTGTGGACAATTTGGTAGTGCTGAAGCAAGTGATTTGACAG GCCCCGCCCAATCAAATATATGGGATGCAACGGTGCCTTCAAGGAAGAGAACATGTGTCAATCGTCCAAAGCAATCTTCAGTTGAAAAGCTTACCAAAGACCTGTATACCATCTTACATGAACAACAATGTTCATACTTCTCTGGATCTTCTGAAGAAGATTTGCTTTTTGAAAGTGACAAGCCTATGGTCTCTGTTGAAATAGGACATGGAAGTGTGCTCATTCGGCATCCAAGTTCGATAGGTAGAGAAGAAGAATCAGAAGCCAGCTCTCTTTCGGTTGACAACAAGCATCATTCTTCCAATGAAGCTTATTCACAATTGACTACTCCACCTGTAAATATTAGTAAGGGTGTCAATTCATCAAACCTGGTAACTCAGAGAACCAAGAAGCCTACTGGTCTAGGAGTGGAACATGAACAGATTAAAAG GAGTAAGGACCAGCTTGAAAAATTGCAGATTCTCGGACATCATACTTCGCCATTGTGCCACATAGACCTTAAG GATATACTTAATTATGAAGAATTCACAAGCCATCTGTCAAGTGATGAACAACAGCAGCTACTAAAGTACTTACCTCCTGTTGATTCTTTTTCACCACCTGAGAG TCTCAGGAGCATGTTCGAGAGCTCTCAATTTGAGGAGAATTTGTCTTCCTTCCAGAATCTTCTTGCAGAAGGCGTTTTAGATAACTCGTTATCTGGGGTGACAGTAGAAGAATGTAGAACCTTGAAGAGGTTTATGTTGTGCTATTTAATGAAGTCAAAGTGGGTGGAACAAGTTAATCTTCTTAAG GACATGAAATGTAAAAATAGTAGCAGTAGTTCTGAAGTTACAGGAGGGCGCAATGTTATCGGCACAGGTCATTCAGTGAACATGAAGAGACCACGCGATGGGCAACATCCAAAATATTTAG ATGGAAATAACAGTTAA
- the LOC129889790 gene encoding GATA transcription factor 26-like isoform X1, protein MGKQGPCYHCGVTSTPLWRNGPPEKPILCNACGSRWRTKGTLVNYTPLHARAEPDDLEDYRVSRFKNFPVKNKEVKMLKRKKNHDNPQIGILPAYNQGFHRKGLDEDTSNRSSSGSAVSNTESCGQFGSAEASDLTGPAQSNIWDATVPSRKRTCVNRPKQSSVEKLTKDLYTILHEQQCSYFSGSSEEDLLFESDKPMVSVEIGHGSVLIRHPSSIGREEESEASSLSVDNKHHSSNEAYSQLTTPPVNISKGVNSSNLVTQRTKKPTGLGVEHEQIKRSKDQLEKLQILGHHTSPLCHIDLKDILNYEEFTSHLSSDEQQQLLKYLPPVDSFSPPESLRSMFESSQFEENLSSFQNLLAEGVLDNSLSGVTVEECRTLKRFMLCYLMKSKWVEQVNLLKDMKCKNSSSSSEVTGGRNVIGTGHSVNMKRPRDGQHPKYLGVNTTMKSPKRVVMKSSYEQKEIIENDGSCFSPKSLFALPSENSFHFANESSDQDLLLDVPSNSSFPQAELLLPTASFAAQASTSSSSIYSHLVQP, encoded by the exons ATGGGAAAGCAAGGGCCTTGCTATCACTGTGGTGTTACAA GCACTCCTCTTTGGCGTAATGGACCACCAGAGAAGCCAATACTTTGCAATGCATGTGGATCTCGGTGGAGAACAAAAGGGACACTGGTAAACTATACCCCTCTGCATGCAAGGGCTGAACCAGATGACCTTGAAGATTACAGGGTCTCAAGATTCAAAAACTTTCCTGTTAAGAACAAagaggtgaagatgctgaaacgaaagaaaaatcatgataatccTCAAATCGGAATTCTTCCTGCATATAATCAGGGTTTCCACCGTAAGGGTTTAGATGAAGATACAAGCAATAGGTCGAGTTCCGGCTCAGCCGTGTCAAACACTGAAAGCTGTGGACAATTTGGTAGTGCTGAAGCAAGTGATTTGACAG GCCCCGCCCAATCAAATATATGGGATGCAACGGTGCCTTCAAGGAAGAGAACATGTGTCAATCGTCCAAAGCAATCTTCAGTTGAAAAGCTTACCAAAGACCTGTATACCATCTTACATGAACAACAATGTTCATACTTCTCTGGATCTTCTGAAGAAGATTTGCTTTTTGAAAGTGACAAGCCTATGGTCTCTGTTGAAATAGGACATGGAAGTGTGCTCATTCGGCATCCAAGTTCGATAGGTAGAGAAGAAGAATCAGAAGCCAGCTCTCTTTCGGTTGACAACAAGCATCATTCTTCCAATGAAGCTTATTCACAATTGACTACTCCACCTGTAAATATTAGTAAGGGTGTCAATTCATCAAACCTGGTAACTCAGAGAACCAAGAAGCCTACTGGTCTAGGAGTGGAACATGAACAGATTAAAAG GAGTAAGGACCAGCTTGAAAAATTGCAGATTCTCGGACATCATACTTCGCCATTGTGCCACATAGACCTTAAG GATATACTTAATTATGAAGAATTCACAAGCCATCTGTCAAGTGATGAACAACAGCAGCTACTAAAGTACTTACCTCCTGTTGATTCTTTTTCACCACCTGAGAG TCTCAGGAGCATGTTCGAGAGCTCTCAATTTGAGGAGAATTTGTCTTCCTTCCAGAATCTTCTTGCAGAAGGCGTTTTAGATAACTCGTTATCTGGGGTGACAGTAGAAGAATGTAGAACCTTGAAGAGGTTTATGTTGTGCTATTTAATGAAGTCAAAGTGGGTGGAACAAGTTAATCTTCTTAAG GACATGAAATGTAAAAATAGTAGCAGTAGTTCTGAAGTTACAGGAGGGCGCAATGTTATCGGCACAGGTCATTCAGTGAACATGAAGAGACCACGCGATGGGCAACATCCAAAATATTTAG GGGTAAACACAACAATGAAGAGCCCCAAGAGGGTGGTGATGAAAAGCAGCTACGAACAGAAGGAAATCATAGAGAATGATGGCTCTTGCTTCAGTCCCAAAAGCCTTTTCGCATTGCCATCTGAGAATTCCTTCCATTTTGCAAATGAAAGTTCTGATCAGGACTTGCTGCTGGATGTGCCATCCAACAGCTCCTTCCCTCAGGCAGAACTCCTCCTACCAACAGCAAGTTTTGCAGCTCAAGCAAGCACAAGTAGTAGCTCCATATACTCGCACCTCGTCCAGCCCTAG